The proteins below are encoded in one region of Aspergillus nidulans FGSC A4 chromosome III:
- a CDS encoding putative HAD superfamily hydrolase (transcript_id=CADANIAT00005889) — MRSQNLWRSLRLVQRYSARSFLPAGPSIRSIRNLSSAAPRVPDFAFAFDIDGVLLRSSTPIPGAAESLALLKKEGIPFILLTNGGGKHETERVAEISEKLQVPLDADVIIQSHSPFAEMVRGTESQPALENKRVLVVGGDGDGCRAVAEKYGFKNVVTPGDIFMANPSIWPFSKGFSDYYKTFTRPLPHKGEPGDPTMGLKIDAIFVFNDPRDWALDAHIIIDLLLSSQGVLGTISDKNGRANLPNRGYQQDGQPPLYFSNPDLWWAAAYSLPRLGQGGFREALEGMWSAITGGSNKGVELQKTVIGKPSQGTYEFAEKQLLRNRSRAFAFETTRPLRNVYMVGDNPESDICGANSYRSAHNSEWHSILVRTGVYMGGEPAWTPKTIADNVQKAVEWGLQHSNWQTK, encoded by the exons ATGCGTTCCCAAAACCTCTGGCGGTCACTGAGACTGGTTCAACGCTATTCCGCCCGCTCCTTTCTCCCCGCTGGCCCAAGCATCCGAAGCATACGCAACCTTAGCTCTGCAGCGCCCCGAGTCCCTGATTTCGCCTTTGCGTTTGA CATCGATGGCGTCCTTCTCCGATCCTCTACTCCCATTCCAGGGGCCGCCGAATCGTTAGCGCTTTTAAAGAAAGAGGGAATACCGTTTATTCTTCTGACAAATGGAGGCGGGAAACACGAAACGGAACGCGTTGCTGAAATCAGCGAGAAACTCCAGGTTCCATTAGATGCAGATGTGATCATTCAAAGCCACTCGCCTTTTGCGGAGATGGTACGAGGTACGGAATCACAACCCGCTCTGGAGAACAAACGTGTACTGGTGGTtggtggagatggagatggctgTCGTGCGGTGGCAGAGAAGTACGGATTTAAGAACGTCGTAACGCCTGGCGACATCTTCATGGCCAATCCATCCATTTGGCCATTCTCAAAAGGGTTCAGCGACTACTACAAGACCTTCACCAGACCCCTACCTCATAAGGGAGAGCCCGGCGACCCAACAATGGGGCTTAAAATTGACGCTATCTTCGTCTTTAATGATCCGAGGGATTGGGCGTTGGACGCACATATCATCATTGATCTTCTGCTGTCATCGCAAGGAGTCCTAGGAACTATATCAGACAAGAATGGACGCGCCAATCTTCCCAATCGCGGATACCAGCAGGATGGGCAACCGCCTCTTTACTTCTCTAATCCGGATCTTTGGTGGGCGGCGGCTTACAGCCTTCCACGTCTCGGACAGGGCGGTTTCCGCGAAGCGTTGGAAGGCATGTGGAGTGCAATCACCGGTGGCTCCAATAAAGGCGTTGAGCTTCAGAAGACAGTCATTGGTAAACCGTCGCAAGGGACGTACGAATTTGCGGAGAAGCAACTCCTGCGTAACCGATCCAGAGCGTTTGCGTTTGAAACGACAAGACCCTTACGGAACGTTTATATGGTTGGAGACAACCCGGAATCGGATATTTGCGGAGCCAACTCGTACCGAAGCGCGCACAATAGCGAGTGGCATTCTATACTCGTGCGGACTGGCGTTTATATGGGCGGCGAGCCAGCATGGACCCCGAAGACTATTGCCGACAACGTCCAGAAAGCTGTCGAATGGGGCCTACAGCATTCCAATTGGCAGACTAAGTAG
- a CDS encoding F-box domain protein (transcript_id=CADANIAT00005890) — protein sequence MSKWNLGALVRKLNLSSLVHHSSPSLTARLLGRVKENLEVFIAPRASFAVNSLPSLAKCSRLRHLDLSLVATPIPFQDLRRSLSNLVNLQTLRLPQSTSITGTESFGIPWPQNLRRVQFSGHFSAEPMRSFHWPTSLTSLTLKNCSDLSLTNISSLMCSPDLNRTLKRLTISGFNRRLSPESITSILGLTPALSFLSIPGDMVDDTFFDLLCHICIPTLEVLEFGWPSEDPTIYFGIESLLGALELGLPNLYAVGFAEVFTENSMLDDDAVDDFLLNRAKTRKALENSNKPTLNIQPGVYYV from the exons ATG AGTAAATGGAACCTCGGGGCCCTGGTCCGCAAGCTGAACCTGAGCTCGCTCGTCCACCACAGCTCTCCCAGCCTAACCGCAAGGCTGCTGGGCCGAGTTAAAGAAAACTTGGAAGTCTTCATCGCACCCAGGGCTTCATTCGCCGTAAACAGCCTGCCGTCACTCGCGAAATGTTCCAGACTCCGTCATCTAGACCTCTCGCTCGTGGCCACACCTATTCCCTTCCAGGATCTCAGAAGAAGTCTAAGCAACCTCGTCAATTTGCAAACCCTTCGCCTTCCCCAGTCAACTTCCATCACAGGCACAGAATCGTTCGGAATACCTTGGCCCCAGAATCTTCGCCGTGTCCAGTTCAGCGGCCACTTTTCCGCTGAACCAATGCGATCGTTCCACTGGCCGACATCTCTCACAAGCCTCACTCTGAAGAACTGCTCCGACCTCTCTCTCACAAATATTAGCAGCCTTATGTGCAGTCCTGATTTGAACCGAACGCTAAAACGCCTTACAATATCCGGCTTTAACCGCCGGCTGAGCCCAGAATCAATTACCTCAATACTCGGCTTAACACCCGCTTTGTCATTTCTCAGTATCCCTGGTGACATGGTGGATGACACATTCTTCGACCTGCTTTGCCACATTTGCATTCCTACGCTGGAGGTGCTTGAATTCGGATGGCCAAGTGAAGACCCGACAATATACTTTGGTATAGAGAGCTTGCTCGGAGCGCTTGAGCTCGGCCTTCCGAACCTATATGCCGTGGGCTTCGCCGAGGTGTTCACAGAAAATAGCATGTTGGATGACGACGCGGTCGACGACTTTCTGCTCAACCGTGCAAAAACGAGAAAAGCGCTTGAAAACTCTAACAAACCCACTCTGAACATCCAGCCGGGCGTCTATTATGTCTAA
- a CDS encoding coatomer subunit gamma (transcript_id=CADANIAT00005891): MSYMKKDEDADQTMIKLDRTSVFQDARLFNSSPISPRQCRTLLTKIAVLVFTGEQFPTNEATTLFFGISKLFQNKDPSLRQMVYLILKELANTAEDVIMSTSIIMKDTAVGSDVLYRANAIRALCRIIDATTVQGIERLIKTAIVDKTPSVSSAALVSSYHLLPIARDVVRRWQSETQEAASSSKQSTGFLGFGGSSQAHAISQSNFMTQYHAIGLLYQMRSHDRMALVKMVQQYGAAGVVKSPAALVLLVRLAAKLAEEDSGLRKPMMQMLDGWLRHKHEMVNFEAAKAICDIRDVSDAEASQAVHVLQLFLSSPRAITKFAAIRILHRFASFKPHVVNVCNPDIEALISNTNRSIATFAITTLLKTGNEASVDRLMKQISGFMADITDEFKITIVEAIRTLCLKFPSKQAGMLSFLSGILRDEGGYEFKRSVVESMFDLIKFVPESKEDALAHLCEFIEDCEFTKLSVRVLHLLGVEGPKTSQPTKYIRYIYNRVVLENAIVRAAAVTALAKFGVGQKDPEVKSSVSVLLTRCLDDTDDEVRDRAALNLRLMAEEDEMANLFIKNESMYSLSTFEHQLVMYVTSGDKETFATAFDVSTIPVVSQEQALAEERTKKLTSATPTLKAPSTGPPKGAKANGVAEAATAAATQKYAEQLMQIPELKAYGTLLKSSVPVELSESETEYVVTAVKHIFKEHIVLQYDIKNTLPDTVLEDVTVVATPSEEDILEEEFIVPAPKLNTNEPGVVYVTFKKLEGEQSVPVVSFTNNLKFTTKEIDPTTGEPEDSGYEDEYQVNDLELTGSDYVIPTFAGSFDHVWEQAGANGEEVSETLQLSNLKGIADATEQLISTLSLQPLEGTDVALSNSTHTLKLFGKTVLGGRVAALIKMAYSTKTGVTTKITVRAEEGGVAPAVIASLA, encoded by the exons ATGAGCTacatgaagaaggatgaggacgcCGACCAGACCATGATCAAGCTGGATCGGACCTCTGTTTTCCAAGATG CACGGCTCTTCAATTCATCACCGATATCTCCTCGACAATGCCGCACGCTACTGACCAAGATCGCGGTCCTCGTCTTCACGGGAGAACAGTTCCCAACAAACGAAGCGACCACTCTTTTCTTCGGTATCTCGAAACTGTTCCAGAACAAGGACCCCTCGTTACGGCAGATGGTTTATCTCATTTTGAAGGAGCTTGCAAACACGGCCGAAGATGTCATTATGTCTACCAGTATCATCATGAAGGACACCGCGGTCGGCAGCGATGTCCTATACCGAGCCAATGCTATCCGGGCTCTGTGCCGCATCATTGAC GCCACTACCGTACAGGGTATCGAGCGATTGATTAAAACAGCCATTGTCGACAAAACCCCTTCGGTCTCCTCGGCCGCCCTCGTCTCCTCATATCACCTCCTTCCGATTGCGCGTGACGTGGTTCGAAGATGGCAAAGCGAAACACAGGAAGCCGCTTCATCCTCGAAGCAATCTACCGGTTTCCTTGGATTTGGTGGCAGCTCACAGGCCCACGCGATTTCGCAGTCAAATTTCATGACCCAGTATCACGCAATTGGCCTCCTATATCAGATGCGCTCCCATGACCGCATGGCCCTTGTCAAAATGGTTCAACAATATGGCGCAGCAGGAGTGGTGAAGAGCCCCGCtgcgcttgttcttcttgtgcGCCTGGCCGCGAagttggcggaggaggacTCCGGGTTAAGGAAACCCATGATGCAGATGCTCGATGGATGGCTTCGGCACAAGCATGAGATGGTGAACTTCGAGGCTGCAAAGGCTATTTGTGATATCAGGGACGTTAGTGATGCGGAAGCCTCGCAGGCTGTCCATGTTCTCCAGTTGTTCCTCTCTTCGCCTCGTGCCATCACAAAGTTCGCAGCGATCCGCATCCTCCACCGATTCGCGTCATTCAAGCCTCACGTGGTTAACGTTTGTAACCCTGATATTGAGGCCCTAATCTCGAACACTAACCGGTCCATCGCCACTTTTGCCATCACCACTCTCTTAAAGACTGGAAACGAGGCTAGCGTTGACCGCCTGATGAAGCAGATCTCAGGCTTCATGGCCGACATCACTGACGAATTCAAGATTACTATCGTTGAGGCCATCCGAACCCTGTGCCTGAAGTTCCCCAGCAAGCAGGCCGGTATGCTTTCGTTCCTCAGCGGTATATTGCGAGATGAGGGCGGCTATGAGTTCAAGCGGAGCGTCGTTGAGAGCATGTTCGACCTCATCAAATTCGTGCctgaaagcaaagaagatg CCCTCGCCCATCTTTGTGAGTTTATCGAGGACTGCGAGTTCACTAAATTGTCTGTCAGagtccttcatcttctcggTGTTGAGGGCCCGAAGACATCACAGCCGACCAAGTATATCCGCTACATCTACAACCGAGTGGTCCTAGAAAACGCCATTGTTCGTGCTGCTGCCGTAACAGCTTTGGCCAAGTTTGGCGTTGGCcagaaggatcctgaagtgAAGTCCAGCGTTTCTGTTCTCCTCACGCGGTGCCTTGATGACACCGATGACGAAGTTCGCGACCGAGCTGCTCTAAACCTCCGATTgatggctgaagaggatgaaaTGGCCAATCTATTCATTAAGAATG AATCGATGTATTCTCTTTCTACTTTTGAGCATCAACTCGTCATGTATGTGACATCTGGCGATAAAGAGACCTTTGCCACGGCGTTCGATGTGTCCACAATTCCAGTTGTCTCCCAGGAGCAGGCGTTGGCTGAGGAGCGAACTAAGAAGCTTACGAGTGCTACACCCACACTCAAGGCACCATCTACCGGACCCCCCAAGGGTGCCAAAGCAAATGGTGTGGCCGAAGCTGCCACGGCGGCCGCCACACAAAAGTATGCCGAGCAGCTCATGCAGATCCCCGAGCTCAAGGCGTACGGAACATTGCTCAAGTCCTCTGTTCCTGTCGAACTCAGCGAGAGCGAAACGGAATACGTTGTCACTGCCGTCAAGCACATCTTCAAGGAGCATATTGTTTTGCAATATGACATTAAGAACACTCTTCCGGATACGGTTCTGGAAGACGTTACCGTGGTCGCAACACCCTCggaagaagatatcctgGAGGAGGAATTCATCGTCCCCGCACCCAAACTAAATACCAACGAACCCGGTGTGGTTTATGTCACGTTTAAGAAGCTCGAGGGCGAACAGAGCGTCCCCGTTGTTTCATTTACAAACAACCTCAAATTCACTACAAAGGAGATCGACCCTACAACTGGAGAGCCGGAAGACAGCGGATATGAAGATGAATATCAGGTCAACGATCTCGAGCTAACAGGTAGCGACTATGTCATCCCCACATTTGCTGGCAGCTTCGACCATGTTTGGGAGCAGGCAGGTGCCAACGGCGAGGAAGTCAGTGAGACTCTGCAACTCAGCAACTTGAAGGGCATCGCAG ACGCGACCGAACAATTAATCTCTACACTCTCTCTACAACCCCTCGAGGGAACCGACGTTgccctcagcaacagcacaCACACCCTTAAATTATTCGGAAAGACAGTATTAGGCGGCCGAGTCGCGGCCCTCATAAAGATGGCGTACTCCACCAAGACTGGAGTGACGACCAAGATCACAGTTCGCGCCGAAGAAGGAGGTGTTGCCCCTGCGGTGATTGCTTCTTTGGCCTAA
- a CDS encoding KH domain-containing protein (transcript_id=CADANIAT00005892) gives MLTRLGRLETALLEKVRDQNRLYTEQGCRGIAVVGSSRPEHQTNHNHYHSGAFLHPLPLFTLSTFSSPPSSDSSSVSSPSLFLSIPSSSFSFLLSSTSLLFLPSNLPLPSISLQILAFLATSTFPRPPKPLWIRPDSRRFSRLRITFPHIDPLIVLLAPLSLLLRLLSHILPVSSSTTPLKLENMDTTDIHETPIADETMTDAVNVGDEGDLEVAPKTEEEYAQSMLTLRAIVSSKEAGVIIGKAGKNVADLRDETGVKAGVSKVVPGVHDRVLTVTGALSGTARAYALVAKGLLEGAPQMGMGGIVSNNGTHPIRLLISHNQMGTIIGRQGLKIKHIQDASGVRMVAQKEMLPQSTERIVEVQGTPEGIEKAIWEIGKCLIDDWQRGTGTILYNPAVRSSVGSGSIQHNGGNSDSYNSRPYNRTGNGADFSDQSGGYGRRSNPDTSNRGYPLVTEDGEEIQTQNISIPADMVGCIIGRGGTKITEIRRSSGARISIAKAPHDETGERMFTIMGSAQANEKALYLLYENLEAEKTRRSQLQE, from the exons ATGTTGACCAGGTTGGGGAGACTTGAAACAGCATTATTAG AAAAAGTTAGAGATCAGAACAGATTGTACACTGAGCAAGGGTGCAGAGGTATCGCAGTGGTTGGTTCCTCCCGCCCTGAACACCAaaccaaccacaaccactACCACAGCGGCGcctttcttcatcctctccctcttttcaccctctccaccttctcttctcccccaTCATCAGACTCCTCCTCCgtgtcctctccatctcttttCCTGTCTatcccctcctcatccttctccttcctcctctcttcaaCCTCTCTTCTATTCCTCCCGTCAAATCTCCCGcttccttcaatctccttACAAATCCTCGCATTCCTCGCAACCTCCACCTTCCCCCGCCCGCCGAAACCCCTCTGGATTCGCCCCGATTCTCGCAGGTTTTCTCGCCTGAGGATTACATTTCCCCATATTGACCCTCTTATTGTCCTTCTCGCTCCGCTTTCTTTGCTACTCAGGCT CTTAAGTCATATCCTACCTGTCTCCTCATCTACGACACCTTTAAAACTTGAGAACATGGACACCACCGACATCCACGAGACCCCCATCGCCGACGAGACGATGACTGATGCCGTCAACGTTGGTGACGAGGGTGATTTGGAAGTCGCTCCTAAGACCGAAGAAGAGTATGCGCAGTCCATGCTGACTCTTCGCGCCATCGTTTCTTCCAAGGAAGCGGGCGTCATCATCGGCAAGGCGGGTAAAAACGTCGCCGATTTGCGCGATGAGACTGGCGTTAAGGCCGGCGTAAGCAAGGTGGTTCCCGGCGTTCATGATCGCGTCCTTACCGTGACTGGTGCTCTGAGTGGTACTGCTAGAGCTTATGCTCTAGTCGCCAAGGGACTGTTGGAAGGAGCCCCGCAGATGGGCATGGGTGGAATTGTTTCCAACAACGGCACCCATC CTATTCGACTGTTGATTTCTCATAACCAAATGGGCACCATTATCGGACGGCAGGGATTGAAAATCAAGCATATTCAGGACGCTTCGGGTGTGCGTATGGTCGCTCAGAAGGAGATGCTGCCTCAGTCCACCGAACGCATTGTTGAAGTGCAGGGCACCCCGGAAGGAATTGAGAAGGCCATCTGGGAGATTGGAAAGTGTCTTATTGATGATTGGCAACGTGGAACAGGAACGATCCTGTACAATCCCGCCGTGCGTTCGTCAGTCGGTAGCGGTTCGATCCAGCATAACGGTGGCAATAGCGACAGCTACAACAGCCGCCCTTACAACCGTACCGGTAACGGCGCTGACTTCAGTGACCAGTCCGGCGGGTATGGCAGACGGTCCAACCCTGATACCAGCAACCGCGGCTACCCTCTCGTCAccgaggatggcgaggagatcCAGACGCAGAACATCAGTATTCCCGCTGACATGGTTGGATGTATCATCGGCAGAGGTGGAACCAAGATCACGGAGATCCGCCGGAGCTCCGGGGCCCGTATTTCTATTGCCAAGGCTCCTCACGATGAAACCGGAGAACGCATGTTCACCATCATGGGAAGCGCCCAGGCAAACGAAAAGGCCCTGTATCTTCTGTACGAGAACCTTGAGGCCGAGAAAACTCGCCGCAGTCAGCTGCAAGAGTGA
- a CDS encoding putative LPXTG-motif cell wall anchor domain protein (transcript_id=CADANIAT00005893) translates to MLHDKESAGTRMSSPTTPTLTSTTKDQTTSLDPRRRRKTVSIVQPSTHASQSHSIVESAHFSRRSTMDLPSRTRYPAWVHQIEPASPAVGSDDPEGHYLIKSKSSGRLRSAALERRLTISGDPHPRDTGKAGALTFAGTTPSTAPLPSPSLSPSRSIPPTSSPSSPSRLHQPGSLSPIPRLPQSRFSFEVQSPLRKIALTSHLKTASIDRSTPAPESSRSPRHSSLYNGHRRSVPDFHSSHLDTESVSDPPVVSSAATATGQGGSSALLNGGSTLSVQSPNAPKRRKSTLYSQQSPPDVKRRMPSSTATFVQGRSYADENGAAAKTDESRSRNDDIFLNIARSDSSRRESLGRSELRRSRLRMSGTGFRSSTSRVSSDLTPSPEQLSRSNTFESPLHSNSQNGFPSTRHSSLPYSYSASAHPLDESGRSPQSNFASSSHSTVGLPRSRLSRTNPEDEPISERRASLHDSRSFRHSGLSTIRSSRQASASEVTEKPRYESRQDGTESTLSTTAPSTVWDELEDLKSRIKKLELTGKLPPSSQEAMLSSGDRPRTATTTVTTMSSSPRHRRTSVSGESDTITAPNPVHPLLQSALVKVRSVVNKDVYTALEAAATDAMALSQILGAGKTPSGNVSIVNGYGSAERQSRRKADSVCRSLTELCLALSDEHHTKQQSSGDTTFRISQSNTTDEGTVTPTTLSYRKSITQDHEGNAPRHSSGPRTASRLEARRASLANQGDHYPSPENAGQSTKLAHSPSAPVTPATASRLSRLSVSMRTKRLQEDEPSDYRSPHTRSVSRSMTDIGAASSTQKASPRQQSSFGYQAPRPISDSQQSSQPRTPTSSQSGIPLRRSLMTPSHYTPAIPRANIQAGSRRYGLPSAAGSPVDDVPLSPRQDAPQSRISAPSSKLASSYTPITQNRLRANSLGGRRLGVRRPMSTVDTKQSKSFNDSID, encoded by the exons ATGCTCCACGACAAAGAATCTGCTGGCACTCGAATGTCTTCGCCCACCACTCCCACTCTGACAAGTACAACAAAGGATCAAACGACGAGTTTGGACCCTCGGCGCCGGCGGAAGACTGTTTCTATTGTCCAGCCAAGCACCCATGCATCGCAGAGCCATTCGATCGTCGAATCAGCCCATTTTTCGCGTCGCTCGACGATGGATTTGCCGTCGCGAACGAGGTACCCGGCATGGGTACACCAGATCGAGCCTGCGAGTCCAGCCGTGGGTTCCGACGACCCTGAAGGGCACTATCTGATCAAGAGCAAATCATCAGGCCGGCTGCGGTCTGCTGCGCTTGAAAGAAGATTGACCATTTCGGGAGATCCTCATCCCCGTGACACGGGGAAAGCTGGCGCGCTAACATTCGCCGGCACCACGCCCTCAACGGCGCCAttgccttcaccttcacTTTCACCATCTCGTTCGATCCCTCCGACTTCGTCGCCCTCATCTCCGTCGCGCCTTCACCAACCTGGTTCGCTGTCTCCTATTCCCCGCCTTCCTCAGAGTCGCTTCAGTTTTGAGGTCCAATCTCCTCTCCGCAAGATCGCCCTGACCTCACACCTCAAGACTGCCAGCATCGACCGCAGTACTCCTGCCCCAGAATCGAGCCGTTCACCCAGGCACTCGTCCTTGTATAACGGTCACCGAAGATCCGTTCCAGACTTCCATTCGTCACACCTTGATACAGAGTCGGTTTCAGATCCTCCAGTCGTCTCTTCCGCTGCGACCGCGACTGGGCAAGGGGGTAGTTCTGCGCTCCTTAACGGCGGCTCAACCCTCAGCGTGCAGAGTCCCAATGCACCAAAGCGCCGCAAATCGACATTATACTCCCAGCAGTCACCCCCGGAtgtgaagaggagaatgcCGTCATCCACAGCGACCTTTGTTCAAGGGCGCTCGTATGCCGACGAGAACGGCGCTGCCGCGAAAACCGACGAATCTCGGTCCCGAAATGACGATATTTTCTTGAACATTGCGAGGTCCGACTCGAGCCGTCGCGAGTCCTTGGGTCGCTCTGAACTCAGACGG TCGCGTCTGAGGATGTCCGGTACTGGATTTCGCTCGTCTACCTCCCGCGTTAGTAGTGACCTAACACCGTCTCCCGAACAACTGTCCCGCTCAAATACCTTCGAGAGCCCCTTGCATTCGAATTCGCAAAATGGTTTCCCATCCACTCGACACAGCTCATTACCATATTCGTACTCGGCTTCTGCCCACCCTCTAGACGAATCTGGTCGATCGCCTCAGTCGAATTTCGCCTCAAGCTCGCACTCAACGGTTGGACTGCCTCGCAGTCGACTAAGTCGTACCAACCCCGAAGATGAACCAATTTCTGAGCGACGCGCTTCTTTACACGATTCACGCTCCTTCCGCCACTCCGGGCTCTCAACAATCCGAAGTAGTCGACAAGCTTCGGCTTCTGAAGTCACCGAGAAGCCACGTTATGAATCCCGACAAGATGGGACGGAATCCACCCTTTCGACTACTGCGCCCTCTACCGTCTgggatgagctggaagatctcaaaTCGCGCATCAAGAAACTAGAACTGACTGGAAAACTCCCTCCGTCATCTCAGGAAGCCATGCTCTCCTCTGGAGACCGACCGCGCACGGCGACAACGACGGTAACAACgatgtcctcctcgccgcgtCACCGAAGGACTAGCGTATCAGGTGAATCTGATACTATTACAGCTCCAAACCCGGTTCATCCGCTTCTACAGTCGGCTCTGGTCAAGGTAAGGAGTGTGGTAAATAAGGACGTGTACACGGCATTGGAGGCCGCCGCCACGGATGCAATGGCCCTTTCACAAATTTTGGGAGCAGGCAAAACACCGTCCGGAAATGTCTCCATAGTCAATGGATACGGTTCAGCGGAACGCCAATCTCGACGGAAAGCTGATAGCGTCTGTCGTAGTCTCACAGAACTATGTCTCGCTCTGTCAGACGAACATCATACTAAGCAGCAGTCGTCGGGCGATACTACATTCCGAATCTCTCAGTCGAATACTACCGACGAAGGAACAGTAACTCCTACTACGCTATCATACCGTAAGAGTATAACCCAAGACCACGAAGGAAATGCACCACGACACAGCAGTGGCCCGCGTACCGCAAGTCGGCTGGAAGCGCGGCGCGCAAGCTTAGCGAACCAAGGCGACCATTACCCTTCACCTGAGAACGCAGGCCAAAGCACCAAATTGGCACACTCACCGAGTGCTCCCGTCACACCCGCCACTGCCAGTCGGCTAAGTCGGTTGTCCGTTTCGATGCGGACAAAGAGGTTGCAGGAAGACGAGCCCTCTGATTATCGCAGCCCGCACACGCGCTCAGTTTCTAGAAGTATGACCGACATTGGAGCTGCCTCCTCAACGCAAAAGGCCTCACCCCGACAACAGAGTTCTTTTGGGTACCAGGCGCCACGGCCGATTTCTGATTCTCAGCAGTCCTCTCAGCCGCGTACCCCAACCAGTTCACAATCCGGCATACCCCTCCGCCGAAGCTTAATGACCCCATCCCACTATACACCGGCGATTCCCCGCGCGAACATACAAGCTGGGTCTCGTCGCTATGGCTTACCATCAGCGGCTGGAAGTCCCGTGGATGATGTACCACTATCACCACGCCAAGACGCTCCCCAGTCGAGAATATCCGCTCCCTCAAGCAAGCTAGCCTCCAGCTACACGCCCATAACACAGAATCGACTTCGCGCAAACAGCTTAGGCGGCCGAAGACTAGGCGTCAGGCGCCCAATGTCAACAGTAGACACGAAGCAGTCCAAATCCTTCAACGACAGCATTGACTGA